TGCAGTTCATTTCCTTTTGTATTTTGATGTGTAATTGGCAAGACCTCACAGAAACGATCGTCCATTAGAGTGTTTTTGGAAATGCAGGCAGCGCTCCTTTTCAATAGATGGCGCTGTTCACATCTGCCACACGAGAAGCGACGAGACAGAACCAATGACGTTTCTCCGAATCAGAGAATTGATTGGCTGCAGGAAAAGCCGCCTGTAGAAACTTGTATCGTCCTCAAGCTGTGGTTGCTGGTGAAGATTCATCTGTTTATAACACATTCAGTAAGTACAAAACTGGATTGAGGTTGACCTCTTCGCAGAAATTACAATGTCAATGTTTGGACTTATTATCCAGCTATGTGCGAGACGGAAGGAGTTGTGCGtgctgttgtgtgtgagtgtctctggcGCCAAACTGCTGCTGTTTGAGTAGCTCTTATATTTGGTCCTGTCTGCTCAGATGTACACAAAAACTGTCTGTGCTGGATGTGTGTCGATGAGCCACTAGTTGAAGATTTCAGTACGAAATTATTGTGTATCTCTCGGATCAGTTAATGTAAAATTAATTGTCATGTCATTGAGCACATTAACATGACTTGGAGAGCGCGAAGTTTCTCTTTAGTTTACTGTTTAGTCTCTTACCAGCTCATCGCACTTGACAACTATCTGTCCTCATCTTACTTGGGTATCTAGTGACCCGGAACCTCATTCCGCCCcttgtacctcatccattttttatttatttattattattatttttggagtTGTGTCCAAACTTCTTTTGTTATACTTAATCTAGCTCTTATagtataatacaaaaaaatttaaaatagcaaaataaCGTTGAATAtcacgttgattttctgtgcaaaattgatgaattatcagtattgtttgtgtgtttacgtattatacatgctatttcttactcaaggtggcgctgttgtttcagtgattgatttgatttacatttgacattgctatttgataaaGTAACAATGTGCCAGTAAACTATAGcgagtacaacacatgaacagtatgatatatcTATTGTCATGttggtgtactactgaaattatgctAAGTtctgcatctatttagactcaataagagCCTGAGATGTGTAGCTCAGTAAATAACAGCcagttctagatttgtcctgatttgttgcattatctcatTGCTGTATGAAAaatcaaacatcaaaatatatatacaaatataattgattctgttattttctaattgtcttaaaaataTCTGGGCATtatgtagatccatttgtgatcgATATACATGCTGGGACTCTAAAGACTCAAATATGTAAGAGtgcatgcatttaagggttaaaggaTAAGTCAGGATtcctgaaaatatatttttaatattgtgatttaatttttttaatttaaattatcatTTTCAGCCCTGGAgaagtcatggaaatgaataaTGTCTTAAAAAAATGATAGAAAAGACATTTATATAgtcaatgtacattttaatagttACACTcagctttaaaatatttcaacagctATTAATTACTCCTAGTCGTCTATAAGATGATTTTTAAATTCCTCATTCAGAAATCATGAACAAATGGAAAAGTCCTGgaaagtcattggtcaaaaggtatGGGAACCCatcttttctctttttagaaataaatGTCTTGTCTGTCTACAGGATCCTATGCACCATGTCCGATCCATCAGAAAATGGCCCATTTGACATCCCAGACTACGACCGCATAGAGgatgaggctttccctccttttCCTCCCCCATCATCCCCTGGACAGGGGGGCCTCGAGGATGATCCTTTCGGCAATGGAGAGGGTATGTTACTCATACATCTCAGTTCTAGCATTAAGATGGCACATATTTCAATTGCATTACTGCTTATGAACTCAAAagggactgtggcagggcggggctgggtcgtgatcatacacacccggtcccgtattgggctaatcaagccgctgaggtttaaaggtcgactgcagagtgtagtgcgggagagagagatcgttagcggacatgtccggaCTAAAAACTTtagtttgggattttttttttttttaacatgctgTTTAAGTGtcataatcaaagaaaaaagcaGATCAGATTCCTCATGGTGTTACACATCCCATGTTCTCCCATGCTTACTGTACATAGCGGGCCAGACACAGAATAAAGCCAGTCCTGACTAAAATGGATCTGCAGTAGTGACTGGAAAATCGACTGTGCTTTTAAGTTTGTTTTAAGGACTATTCTTAACAGGGATGCTGTTTATACAGATTAAACtcattttaatgtgtgtttaGGTGATGAGGAAGGAGACGTGTCTAAACTAGCAGAAGTTCCAGTGGCAAAAAGACGAACTGTGAAGAGGCCACAGCCTAAACTAGATGCAAACAGGTACTGAACCAGATGATTGATGGGTTTGTTTATAGGGAACAGAGTTTGATTGAATTCACTTCTCCAGTATCTACTATTTTTCATCtcattttctctgtctctctccatccCCTTTTCTCTTTTAGGTTGATTTCTGAAAAAGGTCTTCCAGCACTACGTACATTATTTGACAATGTTAAGTTCAAAGGCAAAGGACACGAGGTAATAGACTGTCTAACCAGTCACTTCAATCTCAATTTTTCAaattaggactgggtaaaaataagGATTTTCTGATGTATCGCAATCTTAatttgaacgatctcgatattAGTTCTTAAAGATAGATCTTTTACTATAAGCGCAACCCTTTACAATGTGATTAATCACTTGCATATGCGACCACATTTCACGCTATGTGAATAAAAAGTTCTGTGATTAGCCACTAGCTGGTAAATGTTCGGATTTCAATTAATCAGTGATTGAGTATTGGTAAAGTAGATCCAATACTCATCGAGATCCTTTCAATTTGTGTTGAGAGTtcaagtttggtttgactcattccatgtaatgtgtgtccaaagatgagatccacacaatgcatttgtcattgaataatgttttttttttattccctttctATTCTTTATACTCGtgttaatcaaaaacaaaacataaagatTGAATCCTAATCACGCATAGCACGGATGAGGTAAAGTAGCCAtttgagggggcctgggtagctcagcaagtaaaggcgctgactaccacacgcaatctagggcatgctgagtgactccagtcaggcttcctaagcaaccaattggctcggttgctagggtgagtagagtcacgttggggtaacctcctcatggtcgctataatgtggctctccAGTGGAgtgcttggtgagttgtgcgtgaatgccgtggagaatagcgtgaagcctccacatgcactatgtctccgcagtaacgcgctcaacaagccccttgataagatgcgcagattaacggtctcagattgtcctctgccacctggattgaggtgagtcactacgacACCATGAGGATTTTGAGCACATTACACTTTACAGAACTACCAGTTTTCTTAGAgacagtgtcttttttttttgcacttgttCTACAAATCAGTGTAAATAGTGTAAATGatgcattaaataataaacatgtaacaaaatatatgcaatataatgtcatatttattgactgaaaacatggatttgttcatatttaaatagcTCAAATGTGACAAATGATAACTAATACAGAATAATTAGTAAAGTTACTATTTTATTAATGTACCAAGCTAGAAGGTCCCCTttttacagcattagctgggaattttattttatatgcaagCAAAATAGACTGAAATACACACAAATGAATCAATATCTAATCAAATCGAAATCCAATCAAATAGAGAACTTGTGAATCGGAATccaatcaggaaatctgtattaaATCCAGCCCTATAGGATTGAAAAATTCCAGAACTATTTGCTGTATGAATATAATGCTCTTTTGTTGTTTTGGGATATTTAATGTAAATTCCTCATTGCTAATTTAGGCTGAGGATCTGAAGCTACTCCTGCAGAAAACGGAGAACTGGGCCCATCGTCTGTATCCTAAACTTAAGTTTGAAGACTTCATTGATAGAGTGGAGAGTCTTGGGGGCAAAAAAGAAGTTCAGGTAAGACTACTGtaataaaattaagaaaaaagcAAATTTGatctaaaaatgttttgatttatatttgtttagCACTCTTTTGAAAAAAACTCAATATGTGACATTTTACATCCTTGATGGAAGTTGACAACATTCTTTCAAAAACCTCTACTTTTTCCTCTCCATTAGACATGTCTTAAACGAATTCGACTCGACATGCCTTTAACGCATGAGGACTTCATTGGTAAGGAAGGATGTGAGAAACATTGAATCAGGTTTAATGAGTGGCTCCCTCACACTACCAATGAAAGCAGTTTGTGGAGAAATAAAATGCAGAAGAATAAAGCTTAAGTTATTCCAGTGATTTCATGACTTTGCACTCTCCTCAGAGGCGGCAGAAGTTCATATACAGGAAGAGTCTGATCCAGGTGGAGACGGGGGTTTTCCTGAAGATCCATTTATCCATTCCACTCCTGCCCCAGCCTCTCTCACTGAGGAACAGCAGCAGCGCATAGAGCTCAACAAACAGCTTGCTTTGGAGAGAAGACTGGCACGGCAGAAACAGCTAGGTGTGTGAAGAGTTGAAATCATTAGGATATAACATTACCCTGAGAAGGTGGAGTATTTGTGTGCGGATGGGTTTTATTGTTTAATGAGGTTGTATTATTATCATGttggatatactgtataatgttgtTGGTTAGATCAAATGAGGGGACACGTTTTTTTGGGCAGTGTTGTCTTTCCATAATCAAAGTTTTCTCTTATTTGGTCTAGTCCAGGGAATAACCAGGACTTTTATGTCCTTGCAAAAAtttatttacatgttttatattatatccccagaatcctcccagaGTTTTACCCAGGTAGATGCAGATGATGAACCTTCCACTAGTTCCCCAGGACAGTACCTCAGTCAAGAGAATCAGGGCACCTCAAACGCAACTCCTCTCAAACAAAAGCCAGCTATACTCAAGAATTCCCCAACATATGATAAGGAATGTGACAGTCCAGTTCCAAATAGCATAGATGATGATAATAGTAACTGAACCCATCTGCCTTCTTTTTACCAAAAGCACCCCACAATGCACCCTGCAAAAGGATTTTGAGAATGATTTGGGACATGCACAGTATCTGCAAAATTACTGCCAAACAATAATGTTTAACTCTACTTGTGTATGTATCTTTGTCAAATGTCCAACATCATCTGAAGCTTATTGGCTTGTTTAGGAAAGAGTAATGCAAAATCAACTTTGTCTGCCTTGCAGAAAGACCATCATCTGGCTGTATTTCAGTTCTTTTTCAATCAGTTTGAACTTTCATTTTGACACAAGTGTTTATTCTCCATTAGAATTCTGTAAaaaattttctttcttcttcaaacTGCCAACTCTTCCTTAGATCTAAAGGGAATCACATCCCCTACTTGCAGATGGTCTTCATATTTACCAATAAGTTACTTTGAAAATTAAGTCTGTTTGTCGTTCCATTCCACTGTTCTGGTCATTGTATCCATGTTTTTTACTTCAGTGTCAATTTTTGTGTTTTGatattgtaaataaaatggtCATGTAGTTGATAGTATGATGTATGACCCTGTATGATGTTACCTATGTTCAAGTGCAGTTCTTCTGCAGTGGTGGCTTAGTGGTTgaagctcagggttactgaccagaaggtcaggggttcaagccccagcaccaccaagataccactgttgggcccttgagcaaggcacttaactccaggttgctccggggggattgtccctgaaataagtgcactgtaagtcgctttggataaaagcgtctgccaaatgcattaatgtaaatgtagtagaggtcgaccgatagtgatTTTGCCAATACAGATAACTATGGTCGTGGAAAGGGCAGATCgattttaaaaatcaatttatagaatgataaacaatttaatattttcttaTTAAGACAGGAGGCTCCAAGAGTCCAAAATGCAAAacatcccaaaagcagtttattgtgcaactaaAATCCCCCAAATAACCAGAAAAATCTAGATTTGGTGAATAACACAGTAATTTAACTACAAACAAGACCATGATTCTCCAGGAACTTTTTTAAAATACACCGTAAAATGGGGCTTGTTGCTGATAAGTTCCAGAAACAAGCTGTCGGCATGGCAACTGGAGGGTTCTACAGATTTATGAACCTGATGAGGAAGGAAAACATGACGTGGGAGATTGACAAATGGAAACAGATGAATGACTCTGACTTGGACACAGAACCTCTTCTGTCACATTAATTTAGCTGTTAACACTTAACGTGACATGGTCAAAGAGGTAAAAGCAGTGAGTTCCAGTGCTGGTGCAAGTGCTGATCCTATCACGGTATCTCTGCAACACCCCAGCCTGCCACTCGCACCTTCCATCTTCATTGGCACCAACCACTTTACCCTCACGATCCTTGAGGTACACTGCTCCTTTCAAACATACCCGTGTATAAAGGTTATACAAGTGTTACAGCAGCTTGACATCAAACTACAttttttgcttatatatatatatatatatatatatatatatatatatattatagcatgcagtttatcaagaataatgattgatcaaaccagacaaatttccatttagcgttttaattccacatttcaaagtacagtaactgtcattgaaacaagatgtcagatcactgaaatataaataacagaaaaatacaaacattatatatacacacagacacacactaaagaatgtgcaggtttccaattcaattttggttaaaaaaaacactattgtaacacttacaataattgttaataatataaagaggtcagctctgggatgaaaagaattaccagtaaacataagcaatgaggatatttggtaccaaagaaagtgcaggataccaaataaattgaggtataacatcatatttacaagtcatttctaacaataggttaagtggtaataatttagagtaaagctctggagtagaatataccattataactgcaatgctgacctgtggcacaaggatttacaagctatatttaacaatagaataacagttaagcactgtgacagAATGAAAGtagaaacaaatacaattaacagcagaaaatctggctgtagagaacacagccaatcagaatgtctggagaggttggggactgcgtggcatagtgggctaagaatcaccggttttccccgacctccagaatgaggcagtgcaaactggcatatcttcagtgattcctcgtgcgcctgtataaaaggacaaactatcacatattcatccaaggagctgccctcaatgcagggtcacgagagaaaaaaaagagagcaatttccacagtgtggattgggtgagtgtagtctgacacttttagcaggcttttttaggggtcttgatgttactgactgcaggataaagaaagggttccagttgtcagtgatgctggggtgtcagtagtcagcctacgtttaaggggtcggctgtgggtccctctaagctatgcggcgcctttttccaccttcacgttcagatgctcctttcaggtaacgcgtaaagttaacctggatcgcctcatcagtggcatcctgggttgctgggttcttccagatggctcctgtagaaaataaagatctgtcattccatttgaatggcataagatcagacacatctacttaaatataaaaaaaatatccaacttactttgaacaatggtcttcaggaacatgtctctaaaacatgctttatcccctacaccagtccaggttgtattgatggaaaggtgattagagaagatactctgaagcattcacacacggttgtctttaggtccctcccacatttgattgccaaaaactgaagctgaaaatacaaaaaaaatgtgttacaaattacatttctctgaagcttctcataaatttaaaatgtgacaggctgtggattcagactgtagaatatgcagtgtacaatcttaattttactttttagattaccctatggcgttataaatgaaatcagcacacttacaaatcgttgctggagctctttatcctgcctcaaactgttgtcaagcaacgccaaatcttcctgggtgtctaggggggagtaacagatcccctggcagggataactctccaacagacacattggcactgaaatgttgcagcatagcatccattttgttgtccatgctacgcacaacatcgccaaactctccaagacgttgcagcattagggtctgatctgcacctacaggggttcccagaataaaagaataaagtagtcagtcctggtccttcaactactaaactatgacatttatatctaggtctactacatgtacaggtggccccagtgggaattaaaccaacaaccacaggtgttgtttgcaagttgtacctgattgcccagtgcgagcaaacatcttcaacattgtcccaacttgcttcacctgctctataagtgagccgctgtcacctgggaagtaacaatatattgattagcaatacactaaatataatagtaatataatatatccacaattatcataccagtaactttgcctgtaatttctatccacattatgatatgcatggcatacaagttcataatgaagaacccttatgataacatcaatttcattttttttctttgaagcagaatatttgtttgtaaaaggggaggaaaaagaaaataatgacataTTGGTATACatattttggttgatatatcatactgtacagtgaaatttgctattgttgtatccctactcacctgaaggacagatagatcaggcaaatctccagtcaggcctttgtagagtgtgtgctccttttgaataacataaaactttcatgagtgggaagtggcatatccacaggtattttaattcaaacatgcaacatattgtaataaatctacaatattcagcctttaccttacaccctcagtTGTTGCCCTAcacttttattacattaaatacttatttatatagcttgctcactgtataatcatgatagcctaaaacttataacacaagattgcaacTTAaatgaatgactgagttgaaaacttgaataagaactcattttacacagaggggaccagctaaggaaacttacctgcctacaataactgttttcatttgatttgagttacattaaacatgaataaccttagccgagtccccaggaacatcgggctattaaagtaacaagcctataactgcggtcttaccaattctagcttcaccatacactcaaactgtgaggtttctgtgttttcctcatggacctgtaacacaatgccctgacagtgacttcacctgtgccctgatctttattagaaactgagaggagaccaagttaatataattgatatcacaattatcacaaaaattaacaaacagtctgctttaaaactaagaaaaaacaagcttctatactaacgttacattaaaaatgaacacgtggcgaactagcttagccgctatctgccagcacaccacattagattaaaatacttacccttgtagttgtgcagataactcgatatgtagagtttaaagcccttgtccctcttgcttgtcggagcaggggaccaggcatcaacaatgcgatgaacatcgctgatgcTAATTTTCGGAAGATCATGGAGACatagagtaaaaacagacattttgtgtgacgcgcaagtaaaccgtaaaaaagatatgccgacttctggcgacagtggaagttcgtcactacgcttgtgcacgtaggctattcagtactccacagttcacagtctatgtaatgtgttttagcaatacatttaacatttagaatgtgtttagattttttttttattgcctttacagggactttaacactttaataaacatttgtacaggtcataattgcaaatgaatcccttacctgtaaaaggtaaaataacaaaaaaaatcgaggttggaaaaaatgtaaagacataaacgaaatttctgcgcaactgtgaaaccagaggataatttagctttttcattgagtttatccttcac
The sequence above is a segment of the Xyrauchen texanus isolate HMW12.3.18 chromosome 2, RBS_HiC_50CHRs, whole genome shotgun sequence genome. Coding sequences within it:
- the tipin gene encoding TIMELESS-interacting protein gives rise to the protein MSDPSENGPFDIPDYDRIEDEAFPPFPPPSSPGQGGLEDDPFGNGEGDEEGDVSKLAEVPVAKRRTVKRPQPKLDANRLISEKGLPALRTLFDNVKFKGKGHEAEDLKLLLQKTENWAHRLYPKLKFEDFIDRVESLGGKKEVQTCLKRIRLDMPLTHEDFIEAAEVHIQEESDPGGDGGFPEDPFIHSTPAPASLTEEQQQRIELNKQLALERRLARQKQLESSQSFTQVDADDEPSTSSPGQYLSQENQGTSNATPLKQKPAILKNSPTYDKECDSPVPNSIDDDNSN